TACGTACGCGTCTGCGGTCACGGCGCCCATCGTCAGAGCCCCCTGGCAAGTCGGTAGTAGAGGTCGTTCCAGCGCAGTTCTTTCTTGAAGTTCGCCACCGTCGTGTCCGCGTCGATCAGGACGCACTCCATCCCGGCCATCTCCGCGAAGTCGGCGAGGTGTTCCGCCGTGACGTCGAGGCTGAAGCCGGTGTGGTGCGCGCCGCCCGCGTAGATCCAGGCCGCGGCGGCGGTCTTCAGCTCCGGCTGCGGGGCCCACAGCGCGCGCGCGACGGGCAGCTTGGGGAGCGGCACGTCGACCGGCACGGCGTCGACCACGTTCACGATCATCCGGTACCGGTCGCCCATCTCGACCACGGACGCGTTCACCGCCGGCCCCGCTTTCGCGTCGAAGACGAGCCGCACGGGGTCGGCCTTCCCGCCGATCCCGAGCGGGTGCACCTCGAGCGACGGCCGCGTCCTCGCGATCGTCGGGCAGACCTCGAGCATGTGCGAGCCGAGCACCTTCATGCCGCCCGGCGCGGGGTGGCCCGCCGGCCGAGGGCCGGCAGGAAAGTGGTACGTATAGTCCTCCATGAACGACGTACCGCCCGTCAGGCCGGCGCCCATCACCTTCATCGCGCGGACTAACGCCGCGGTCTTCCAGTCGCCCTCGGCGGCGAACCCGTACCCCTCGGCCATCAGCCGCTGCGGCCCGAGGCCGGGGAGCTGCGTGAGGCCGTGCAGGTCCTCGAACGTCGTCGTGAAGCCCTTGAAGTTGCCGTCCTCGAGGAAGCGCCGGATCCCGATCTCGATGCGCGCGCCGTCGCGGAGGGCCTGGTGGCGCTCGCCGCCGGGACGCAGCGCCGCGGCGACGGCGTACTGTTCACCGTAGCCGCGGATCGCCTCGTCGACGTCGGCGTCCGCCACGCCGTCGACGAAGCGCACGAGGTCGCCGACCCCGTGGCCGTTCACGCTGTAGCCCAGGCGCATCTGCGCGCTCACCTTGTCACCTTCGGTGACCGCCACCTCGCGCATGTTGTCGCCGAAGCGGACGAAGCGCGCGCCCTGTGCGTCGTGCCACGCGCAGGCGGCGCGCGCCCACGCGCCGAGGCTCGCCTGCACGTCGGCGTCTTCCCAGTGCCCGACGACGACCTTGCGCGCGAGGCGCATCCGGCTGCCGATGAACCCGAACTCGCGGTCGCCGTGGGCCGCCTGGTTCAGGTTCATGAAGTCCATGTCGATGTCGGCCCACGGGATCTCGCGGTTGAATTGCGTGTGCAGGTGCAGGAACGGCTTCTGCAGCGCGCGCAGCCCCGCGATCCACATCTTGGCCGGCGAGAACGTGTGCATCCACGTCACGAGGCCGACGCAGTCGGCCGCGGCGTGCGCCTCGAGCGCGAGGCGGTGGACCTCGTCGGGCGTGGTGAGCACCGGCTTGAAGACGACGCGCACCGGGACCCGGGCCGCCTCGCCAAGCGCGCGGGCGATGACGCGCGAGTGCTCGGCGACCTGCTCCAGCGTGTCGGGGCCGTACAGGTGCTGGCTCCCGGTCACGAACCATACTTCGAACTGCTTCAGGTCGATCATCTCGTCTGGCCGTGTGTGAAGTCGTGCGCGGTCGCGCGGCGCGCGCGCCGGCGCGGGCGCAAGATCGGGGCGCGGGCGCGCTACCCGCCCGAACCCGACGGTGCGCGCAGCCGGACGCCGCTCGGCACCGGGTGGCCGAACTGCGGCGTCCCGTCCGCGCCCCAGGTGAAGCGCTGCGCGCGCACCGTGCGCGGGCTACCCTCGTTCCCTCCGGACGCGTCGGCGCCGCCGTCCTTGGCGTGGTAGACTACCCAATCCTCCGTGCCGTCCGGGGAAACCGTGAAGCCGTTATGGCCCGGGGTGTAGACCGCGCCGTCGGGTCCCGCGTAGGGCGCGAACACGGGCTCGCGGCGCTTGGTCCAGGCGGTCGGGTCGAGCGGGTCGCCGCCCGGCGCGAGCGAGAGGAGGCCGAGGTAATAGTGCGGCGTGGCCGTGTGGCCGGCGGAGTAGGTGAGGAAGACGCGGCCCGCGTGGACGAGCGGCTCGGGCGCTTCGACCCAGTAGCCCGCGTCCTGCTCCCAGCGGCCGTTCACCTCGCGCCACCCGTGCTCCCACGGCTCGGTGCCGCGGACGATCTGCACGGCCGGCCCGCCGACGCGCGTCGGATCGGCCAACGGCGCGATGTACACGCCGTTCGCACAGTAGAGGAGGTACAGGCGCCCATCCGGCGTCCGCAGCACGCTGCCGTCGATCGCGTAGCGCTCGGTCGGGTCGACGCGCGCGGGCGGGTCGTACGCGCCTAACGGGTCGCCCGTGCGCGCGGCCATCACGTACAGCCGGTGGTGCGCGTCGACGCCGTCGCTCGCGGTGAAGTAGAGGTACCAGCGCCCGCCGAGCCGGTGCAGCTCGGGCGCCCAGATCTGGCGGCTCGTCGGGCCGGAGTCCGGAGCGGTCCACACGCGCGCCTTCGCGCCGGAATCGAGTTCGGTCAGCGTGCGCGCGCGCCAGACCCAGACGCCGCGCCCGGGGCCCATCGTCGCGGTGAAGTAATACCAGCCGCCGTCCCGCACGACCCACGGGTCGCCCGCGGCGACCGAGCGGACGATCGGGTTGGCGAACGAGTCCGCGGCCGCCGCCTGTCCGCGCGCCGGGGGCGCCGCGAGCGCGCCCGCGACGGCCAGGGCGGCGGGCGCGGTGCGTGCGACGACGCCGAACAGGTCGCGGTGGAGTGAGACGACCGTTCGCACGCGCGCAGTATAGAGCTGGTGACCGCACGCAGCCACGGCGGACACCGCCGGGGATGGCCCGTCGCGCAACCGGTCGTCACGTCGGCACGTCTACCTTTCACAGTCCGCGCGGGCACTTGGTCCCGCCGCTCTCTGCCGCCGCCCTCCCCGTCGTTCCCGCCCGTTGATGTCCGCGGTCGTTGCCACCGAGCCCGCCCCACGCCGGCGGGCACTGTTCGTCGCCCTGACACTCGCCCTGCCCTGGCTGCTGCTCGCGCTCGCCGAACTCAGCCTGCGCGCCGGCGATTACGGGAGCGACTACCCGCTCTTCACGCTGTACGCGCCGCACCCGGACTACCTGCTGAGCAGCCCTGACGCGGCGCGCCGCTACTTCCACGGCGCGTTCGTCCCGACGCCACACACCGACTTCTTCCGCGCGTCAAAACCCCCGGGCACGTTCCGCATCTTTTTCCAGGGCGAGAGCTCCGCGCAGGGCTTCCCGTACCTCCACGGCGCCTCGCCGTCGCGGATGATCGAGGCGTGGCTCCAGCACGACTTTCCAGGACGCGACATCGAAGTCGTGAACACGGCGTTCACGGCTATCAGCTCCTACGTCCTGCTCGACCAGGCCGACGCCATTCTCGCGCAACATCCGGACGCGGTCCTTATCTACACGGGCCACAATGAGTACTACGGCGTGTTCGGCGCCGGCGCATCAGGGCCGCTCGGTCGGTCGCCGGCGCTCGTGCGGGCGTACCTCGCCCTCCGACGCCTGCGGCTCGTACAGCTCGTCGAGCACGCGCTCGGCGCGGCGCGCGGCGGGGACGACGGGCCGAACCGATCGGCGGACGACCGGTCGGGGTCCAGCGCCTCCGACGCGCCCCGGTCGGTGATGGTGCTCATGGCGGGTGACCAACACGTCGCGCTCGGTGCGGCGCGGTTCGCGGCCGGCGTCGCGCAGTTCCGCGCGAACCTCGGCGCGCTGCTCGCGAGATATCAGGCGGCACACGTCCCGGTGTTCGTCGGCACGCTCGTGAGCAACGAGCGCGACCAGCCGCCGTTCGTGAGCGGCTTCACGCCCGGCGCCGATTCGGCCGCGTGGCGGCGTGCGGTCGACGGCGCCGTCGCAAGCGGCCGCCGCGGTGACACGGCGGCCGCGGTCGCCGGCCTGCGCGCGGCCGTTCGCGTCGACCCCGCGCCGGCCGACGCGCACTACGCGCTCGCCCGGCTCCTCGAGGCGCGCGGCGACACGGTGGGCGCGCGCCCGGAGTACCGCGCCGCGAAGGAGCGTGATGAACTTCGCTTCCGCGCGCCCGAGGCCCTCAATGCCGTCATCCGCGAGGAGGCAGCGGAGTACGGCGCGACCGTCGTCGAATCGCAGGCGGCGGTCGAGCGCGCCTCGCCCGGCGGCGTCCCGGGGCACTCGCTCATCCTCGAGCACCTGCACCCCAACGTCGCGGGGTACGCGGTCATCGCGCGCGCCTTCTACGACGCCCTGCGCGCGCGCGAACTCCCGGCGGCGCTGCCGGCGTCGGCCCCGGCGCCCGCCCTCGCCGACGTGCCGGTCACCGCGGTCGATTCGGCCGCGGGCGCGCTCCGCACCGACCGGCTGCTCTCGGGGTGGCCGTTCCGCCCGCGCGGCGCGGCCGTCGTCCCCGCGGTCGACACCCTGCGCCCGCGCACGCGGGTCGAGGCGCTCGCGCGCGCGCTCGTGTTAGGCGAGATCCCGTGGCCGGAGGCGACCGACGCGCTGCGCGCCGAGTACGCGCGCGCCGGCGACACGACGCGCGCCCTCACCGTGTCGCGCGTGATGGCGCAGGAGTTCCGCTACTCGCCGCAGCCCTGGCTCGACGCGGCGCGGCTGGCCGCGGCCGCGCGCCGGTACGCGGAGGCGTTGGACGACGCGCGGCGCGCGGCCGCGCGGCGCGAGACGCCCGAGGGGCTCCGGCTCGTCGGCCTGCTCGCCCTGCGCGCCGGCGAGCGCGACGCCGCGCTGGCGGCCCTCGCGCGCGCCGCGCAGCTCGCGCCGGACGACCGCAAGGCCGCGCTCACCGTCACCGCGGCGCGCGCGCTGCCGCTCCTCGCGTCCGGCCCCGCGGCGGGTCCCGCGGGCTCGGCGGGCGACGCCACGCGCCTCTACAACCTCGCCGTCGCCTACGCGCTCCTCGAGCAGTACGACAGCGCCCGCGCCGCGCTCGCCGCGCTCCGGCGGGCCGCGCCCGGCGACCCGCGCGCGGCCGACCTCGCGCAACGCGTCCCGCCGGCCTAACGCCTGCGCCGACGCCGCATGCCTCCCGCGCGCCACGTGCTCGGCCTCTCGGCCTACTACCACGACGCCGCCGCCTGCCTGCTGCGCGACGGCGAGGTGGTCGCCGCGGCGCAGGA
The Gemmatimonadetes bacterium T265 genome window above contains:
- the araA gene encoding L-arabinose isomerase, producing the protein MIDLKQFEVWFVTGSQHLYGPDTLEQVAEHSRVIARALGEAARVPVRVVFKPVLTTPDEVHRLALEAHAAADCVGLVTWMHTFSPAKMWIAGLRALQKPFLHLHTQFNREIPWADIDMDFMNLNQAAHGDREFGFIGSRMRLARKVVVGHWEDADVQASLGAWARAACAWHDAQGARFVRFGDNMREVAVTEGDKVSAQMRLGYSVNGHGVGDLVRFVDGVADADVDEAIRGYGEQYAVAAALRPGGERHQALRDGARIEIGIRRFLEDGNFKGFTTTFEDLHGLTQLPGLGPQRLMAEGYGFAAEGDWKTAALVRAMKVMGAGLTGGTSFMEDYTYHFPAGPRPAGHPAPGGMKVLGSHMLEVCPTIARTRPSLEVHPLGIGGKADPVRLVFDAKAGPAVNASVVEMGDRYRMIVNVVDAVPVDVPLPKLPVARALWAPQPELKTAAAAWIYAGGAHHTGFSLDVTAEHLADFAEMAGMECVLIDADTTVANFKKELRWNDLYYRLARGL